In Pithys albifrons albifrons isolate INPA30051 chromosome 6, PitAlb_v1, whole genome shotgun sequence, a single genomic region encodes these proteins:
- the LOC139673752 gene encoding interferon-induced transmembrane protein 5-like → MDTSYPREDEWPPKRRPPSAASPPRDHLVWAIFNTLYMNFCCLGFVALAFAVKARDRKVSGDVEAARHFSSKARCYNALATAGSVVLPLLLIALVVTGVIHLSKLAQESVGFFTYQFSGTDDEDQ, encoded by the exons ATGGACACCTCGTACCCACGGGAGGATGAGTGGCCCCCCAAGCGGAGGCcaccctctgctgcctccccacCCCGGGACCACCTCGTCTGGGCCATCTTCAACACCCTCTACATGAACTTCTGCTGCCTGGGCTTCGTGGCACTCGCCTTTGCTGTCAAG GCACGGGACCGGAAGGTGTCTGGGGATGTGGAAGCTGCTCGGCACTTCAGCTCCAAGGCGCGGTGCTACAATGCCCTGGCCACGGCAGGCAGTGTGGTGCTGCCACTCCTGCTCATCGCCCTCGTTGTCACCGGCGTCATCCACCTCTCCAAGCTCGCCCAGGAGTCCGTCGGCTTCTTCACTTACCAGTTCAGTGGGACCGATGACGAGGACCAGTGA
- the LOC139673754 gene encoding interferon-induced transmembrane protein 5-like, translating into MEPRQTDVSIPLQSPGWGSAVPGPRPDPPPRDYLLWSLFNVLLCSALGWLGCLGFPPLVYSIKARDCKLLGDLEGAQRHGSRARVANIICSVLVSLAWVAFIIIAIVVFLSRLRGP; encoded by the exons ATGGAGCCCCGGCAGACGGACGTGTCCATCCCCCTGCAGTCCCCCGGGTGGGGGTCGGCTGTCCCCGGCCCCCGGCCCGACCCGCCGCCCCGGGACTATTTGCTCTGGTCGCTGTTCAATGTGCTGCTGTGCTCGGcgctgggctggctgggctgcCTCGGCTTCCCCCCGCTCGTTTACTCCATCAAG GCTCGTGATTGCAAGTTGCTGGGGGACCTGGAGGGTGCTCAGCGTCATGGCTCCCGTGCCAGGGTGGCGAACATCATCTGCTCCGTGCTGGTATCCCTCGCCTGGGTGGCCTTCATCATCATCGCCATTGTCGTCTTCCTCAGCAGACTCAGGGGCCCCTGA
- the LOC139673755 gene encoding dispanin subfamily A member 2b-like codes for MSLSVPPYEMMPTAMDKEEQTQGTTVLMEEEQPPPRDHLAWSLCSTLYGNVLCLGLLAFIFSVKSRDRKMLGDRSGALSYGSTAKYLNIAALVINIIIVIIVITVVAVVLSYAHQAYREPPTFHYG; via the exons ATGTCGCTGTCGGTGCCGCCGTACGAGATGATGCCGACGGCGATGGACAAGGAGGAGCAGACCCAGGGCACGACGGTGCTgatggaggaggagcagccgCCCCCCCGAGACCACCTAGCCTGGTCCCTTTGCAGCACCCTGTACGGCAACGTCTTGTGCCTCGGGTTACTGGCGTTCATCTTCTCCGTAAAG TCCAGAGACCGCAAAATGCTGGGTGACCGCAGCGGGGCACTGAGCTACGGGTCCACAGCCAAGTACCTGAACATCGCGGCCTTGGTGATCAAcatcatcatcgtcatcatcGTCATCACTGTTGTTGCCGTGGTCCTCAGCTATGCACACCAAGCATATCGCGAACCCCCCACCTTTCACTATGGGTAG